From the genome of Clavelina lepadiformis chromosome 2, kaClaLepa1.1, whole genome shotgun sequence:
CAGAAAACTTGTTGGGGAGTTGTTTACATTAACGTATGGTGCGTTGGTCTCCCAACTAATTAAGGATTATGATAACGACGATGAGATAAATAAGCAGTTGGACAAAATGGGTTACAATATTGGAATACGCTTGGTTGAAGATTTCATGGCTCGCTCAAATGTTGACAAGTGTCAAGATTTTCGTGAAACAGCGGAAGTTTTGTCAAAGATGGCTTTTAAAATGTACTTAAATATTTCGCCGACAATAGCAAACTGGTCACCAGCCAATGACGaattttcatttattcttGACAACAATCCTCTGGTGGAGTTTGTCGAACTTCCAGATGATCATCCTGACCTCAATTATTCTAATATCTTATGTGGTGCTATTAGGGGAGCACTGGAAATGCTGCAGCTTGAAGTGGAAACTTGGTTTTCTAAAGATGTGCTGAAAGGGGACAATATTACTGAACTAAGAGTAAAATACATTAAAAGACTTACAGATGCTTTGCCTGCGGGTGAAGATTAGTTGCTCATACTTATTGGATCTCATTGCTTGTATTTATGAGCTAATCTTCCGAAGAGTCTTGGTTGACGGCTGCTCGTGAACATACCCTATTAATAGTGATGTGATTGCAAGATCACATGGTAAATGTTTCAACAGTTTCCTGACTATTGTTATCAAGGCTGCGCAAATCAAAGTTATCCAGTGACTTTCCCATGTTATTTAACACATAGTTGAAcattacaaaatttgtatgGTTCTTCTGTAGATAGATTTTTGAACATAATCAGGCGTTGCAGTTTTGAagacatgaaaatatttttaaatgtaatcaaacttaaaaaaacaatgttgTTGACACTTGGAAGTGAAATATTTATGTGTTTTGTATCTGTAATGACTTTTTAGTTGCATGCTTAGAACATCACCAATCATAGCTGCCAAAAACTGGAAAGTAAACAATTTAATTACTCTTAAGGGGATATGG
Proteins encoded in this window:
- the LOC143445549 gene encoding trafficking protein particle complex subunit 3-like — translated: MSKQPGRGLESRKLVGELFTLTYGALVSQLIKDYDNDDEINKQLDKMGYNIGIRLVEDFMARSNVDKCQDFRETAEVLSKMAFKMYLNISPTIANWSPANDEFSFILDNNPLVEFVELPDDHPDLNYSNILCGAIRGALEMLQLEVETWFSKDVLKGDNITELRVKYIKRLTDALPAGED